The genomic region AGACTTGCGATAAAGTCTTCCATCGTTGGGGCGGGCACGAAATCGGCTTCACTACCGTGCTTTTGGATGAACTGTTCTGTTCTCGGTTCCGTCCGGTTGCCCACCGCGGTGTCGTAGCCGTTGCGCGCGAGGTTTCGAGCCAGGTTCGATCCCATCACGCCCATTCCCCACACGCCGATGTCGGCTGACGCTGGAGCTGGAGTTTCGATTGTCATACTGCTCCTTAAATAATCGCTTGTCTTAAATAAGGGTAATACGTTTTTACGTAAATGTTACTTATTGTGCGTTTTCCACCATTGCACAAGCTCTTCTTCGGCCCGTTCTTGCCCCAGAGGTCCTTCTTCCATGCGGAGTTTGAGGAGGAACTGGTAGGCCTGTCCCACCTGTGGACCCGGTTCTAATCCGAGGATGCTCATAATCTGATCTCCATTGAGGTCCGGGCGTACCGCATCGAGTTTTTCCTGTTTGGCAAGCTGGTCGATCCGCGCCTCTAAGTCGTCGTACGCGGCCCGCAGGTAGTTGGCTTTGCGTCGGTTGCGGGTAGTGCAGTCCGCACGGGTCAGGCGGTGGAGGCGTTGCAGTAGGTCACCGGCGTCAGCCACGTAGCGACGCACCGCCGAGTCCGTCCACCCCTGCTCACCGTAACCGTGGAACCGCAGGTGTAGGCGCACCAGTTTGGTCACGGCTTTGGTGGTGGCTTTGTCGAACTTCAGAGCTCGCATGCGCGCCCGCGTAAGCTTTGCCCCCACGACCTCATGATGGTGAAAAGAAACCGTTCCATCGGGTTCAAATTTGCGGGTGTCGGGCTTGCCCACGTCGTGCATGATCGCGGCGAAACGGAGGATGAAGTCGGGGGCGGGAACCGGGCCGGTTTCGTCAGTTTCCATGGACATCGCGTTGTCTAATACCGTGAGGGTGTGCTCAAACACGTCTTTGTGACGGTTGTGTTCGTCGACAGTGTCGCGTAACGCGGAGAACTCCGGGAGCACTTCGTCGCACACCCCGGTGTACACCATGAGTTCTAAACCGCGGCGCGGATACGGGCTGATCATGAGCCGGTGCAGTTCCGCTTGGATGCGTTCTGCGGACACGATCTGCAGGCGCGGAGCTTGCGCGGACATTGCGGCCATCACGTCTTCGGACACGTCAATGCCCAGTTGGGCGGTGAACCGGGCGGCCCGCATTATCCGCAGCGGGTCGTCGTCAAAAGACTGCTGGGCGGAAACCGGGGTTTTTAACACGCCTTCCGCCAGGTCTTCTAACCCACCGTGGGGGTCCACGAGTTTCAGCTGTGGCAGCAGCATTGCGCACGCGTTGATGGTGAAGTCGCGGCGCGAAAGGTCACCTTCCAGGTGGTCGCCGTACTGCACGGTGGGTTTGCGTGAGGTACTGTCGTACTCTTCGGTGCGGTAGGTGGTGACTTCAACGGTGAGACCCGCTTTTTGCCCGCCGATGGTGCCGAATGCTTTCCCTACCGTCCACGTGTTCGCTCCCCATTTGCGCAGTAGTTCTTGCGTGTCGTCGGGGCGAGCGTTGGTGGTGAGGTCGAAGTCATGGGGGGTTTTCGCTAGGAACGCGTCGCGCACAGGGCCGCCCACGAGGGCGAGTTCGAACCCGGCGTCGGTAAACACGTGTCCGAGTTCCACGATTTGTTTCGGCAGGTGTTTGAATGCCGCGTGAGCGTTCGCCAGTAGCGTGGTTTGCGACCCACAACCCACATAGTTCGTCGTATCCATCCCTATAAGAGTGCCAGAAATGCAGCGGCGGCGCTAGAACGCTAGGCGCTAACGTTGGTGAATAGACACTTTTTTGCGCTCGCCTAATAGAGTAGGGGTATGTCTTCACGTAATCGTCGCCACCCGCTGGGGGTACCGCGCCCTCCGCGGAAGCGGCGTTTTCGAGCTCGTAAAACCCCAACGCTGGTGGTGGATGAAACTAGTGCGGGCGGCTTGGTAGTGCGCATTGAGAAGGGTCACCCGTACGTGGCGGTGATTGCGCGGCGGAACCGGGCGGGCAAGATTGAGTGGTGTTTACCGAAGGGACATTTGGAACCGGGTGAGTCCGCCCCGGTGGCTGCGGTGCGGGAGATCGCGGAGGAAACTGGGATCACGGGCCAGGTGGTGGCACCGCTGGCGTCTATTGACTACTGGTTTTCTTCTTTTGACAAGCGGATTCACAAGGTGGTGCACCATTATTTGTTGGAGTACGAGTCGGGTTCGATAACGGTTGAGAACGATCCGGATCACGAGGCGGAGGATGCCGCGTGGGTTCGTTTAGACCGCGTTTCTGCACGCCTTGTGTATCCGAATGAGCGTCGTATCGTTGCGTTAGCGATTGACTTACTTTACCCCCCTGAGGTGGTGCGCCTGTGAGGCGGCGCAGCCGCGGGCACGCGGCCCGCCCGGTTTTGGTGGTCTGCTGGGTACTGACCGCCTTGTTTACCTTGGTGTGGAGCGGGTTAGCAACCCCTTCCGCGAGCGCCACTGCACGGGTTTCGACTAGTACCCCCGAGGTGTCCCGCGCCGAGCTTCAACCGCTAACTAGATACCCTCAGGTTGTGCGGACCCATGCGAAACCAGCAGGTGTGGGCCGGCTGGAGGGGTTAAGAACAGAGCCCGCTAAAGCGCCGCCGTTGGAGGTTACGGTTGAGTCGATATCCCCTCAGGTGTTAACGGACCAGACGGAAGTTACGGTGACGGCGACCGTGACGGCGCATTCAAAAGGTTTTGAACGCGCGTTAGCGACCTTGAGTGTGCGGGAGGATTCTGCCGCGACGATGGCTGCGTTAACGGATTATTTGCGCGGAAAAGGGGGCGGTGGTTTAGCGGTTGGGCAAGAGGAACTACCCAGCCTGCAGGCGGAGCAGACGCGGACGGTGAAGTTCACGGTGCCGACGCATTCGCTCCCTATATATGACGCGTTCAACTGGGGGCCGCGGGGGGTGGAGGTGTCCGTGCAGGCCACGCAGGAGAAATCCGCGCAAGATACAGATGCGGATGAGGGTACGCAGGTAACTCCTAACGAAGGAGCGGGTACGCAGGCAACTGCCGGCGAGGGAGCGGACAAGCAGGCAACTGCCGGAAACGACGAGGGTGAGGCCGTGCAGGCGGCGGCGCGGTCGGTGATTATTTGGGATTCGCAAACGGACCTGCAGCCAGTTGGAGTAACGGCGCTGGTGCCGGTTGGGACGCAGTTGGATAAGAACCTTAAGCCGCAGTTCCCGGCCGGTCCCCTGGTGCCGCGGCTGACCACGGTCCCGGGGGTGGCGGTTGCGGTGGAATCGCAGTTACTAAATACGGATAAGCAGCTGGTGCAAGACTTGGTTTCGGCGCGGCAAACCCCGGTTACGCTACCGGCGTTGGGCGCGAACCTGGCAGATTTGGCGCATACCAAAAACAAGGCGTTCATTAAGCTGGCGAAAGCATCTATTGGGGTGCATAAAGCTGCTGATGAGGCGCAGTTACCGACCGTTGATAACGTCGTGTGGGCGCGGGGTACCGCTTTGGATCGCGTTACCGTGCGCGCGTGGGCAGACCGGGTGATCATCACATCTGACGAGGCGCTCGCACCGGTTTACTACCCCAGTTACACGCCCAGTGCCGTGTTCAGTGTTGACCCCCGCTCGGGCGTCACGCTGCAGGGGGATGCGGCGAACGCGGGTACGCGCATCATTGCCACCAAGCAGAGTATCGACAATCTAATTGCCCAGCCGGCGAAAACCCCTGCGGAAGAGTTCAACGTGCGTCAACTGTTGCGCGCCAGCACCGCGATAATCACCCGCGAACTGCCATACGAACCCCGGTCGATCGCGGTTGCAGCGCCCACGGAGCTCACCAGTAATACCGTAGAGCGGCTGCGGGCCCTCATGAATAATTCGTGGGTGAAACCGACCCCCCTAAACGCGCTTTTGAACGCGGACATAACGCAAGCGCGAGTGCGGGAAACACTGGTGGAACACCGCCCCACCAGTGGGATTAACGCGAGCCAAGCGGAAGCAACCATGTCGGCGCTCGCCAGCACGAACGCGGTTGCCGCCGCGGTGGCGGACACGGATACGCAACCGGCACGGCTGCGTCAAGATGCCCTGCTGGTGGCCCGCAGTGTCAAAACGGCGAAGCAAAGAGAGCAGATTTTAACGGATCTGAAGAAGCGGGCTCAGGCAATCTCAACAGCGCTGGTGGTCGCCCGGTCCGCGCCCATTAACCTGCTGGATTCCAAAGCGAACCTGCCGATAACGGTGAGTAACAAACTGGCGGACACCGCGAACGTAACCGTCACTGCCACCACGTTGGACCCCCGTTTGCGCCTCGGGGGTGCGCAGAAAACACAGGTGGCGGGGCGGACCGCAAAACTGGTGCGGATTCCCACCGAAGGCATTGGTTCCGGTAACGTAAAAGTTCGCGTATCCTTAACGAATCCGCAGGGTAAAGCGTTACACCCACCACGTGAAATCGTGGTGCGGGTGCGTGCCGGGTGGGAGTCAAAAGGAACGTTCGCTATCGGTGCTGCGCTGGCAGTGCTTTTAGTGATAGGTGTTGTGCGTAGTATTCGAGGTGGTAGACGTGCCTCTACATCCAAGGAGGTTTAATGTCCCCAGATAACGAAGAGCTGGTGGGGGATCCGAAGCAGACGTCTATTGCTCGTTCCACGGCGATTATGGCGGCGGGCACAATCGTGTCGCGCCTACTCGGGTTCGTCCGCTGGGGCCTGCTGCTGGTCGCGGTTGGGGGCACGGGTGCTAACGATGCGTTCCAAGTGGCGAATACCCTCCCTAACACCGTGTTCAACATGCTGGCTGCGGGGCTTTTAGACGCGATTTTGGTGCCTCAAATTGTGCGGGCGTTCAAAACCCGCGGTGGGTCCGCGTACGTGAACCGGTTGCTCACGTTAGCGGGGTTGATTCTGCTGGGGCTCACCACGCTGATGGTGATTGGGGCGGGTGTGCTGGTGGAGATTTCTGCGGCGCAGATGGATCCGCAGTGGAAGCATTTGGCGATTATTTTTGCGGTCTGGTGCTTGCCACAAATCTTCTTCTACGGCCTGTATTCCCTGTTGGGAGAAACGTTGAACGCGCGCGGCGTGTTCGGCCCGTACATGTGGACACCGGTGGTTAATAACGTGGTCGCCATTGTGGGTCTGCTGGTTTTCATGATGGTGTACGGCACCGGCGGGGACCTGTTGGACGCCGCCACGTGGGATTGGAGTCGCACCGCCCTGTTAGCAGCCCCCACCACGCTGGGGGTAGTGGTGCAGGCGGTTATGTTGATCCCGTTTTTACGTTCCGCGGGCGTGCGGTTGCGGCTTGATTTTCATTTCCGAGGCGCGAACTTGCGTTCGGCGTCCAAACTGACGGCGTGGGTGTTCGCCACGTTGACGGTGGGTCAGTTGGGGTACTTGTCGACTTCGAATATTGCGGCGGCGGCGAACAGTTGGGGGGTTGCGCACGACACGTTTGCGCCCGCTAACGCCGCAATGTCGTACACGTTTATGGTGTATATGTTGCCGCAGTCGATTATTTCGGTTTCGATTGCGACGGCGTTGTTCACGCGCCTGGCGGCGTCTGCGGCGGATCATGATCATTTGATGATGGCGCAGCAGTACCATTTTGGGGTTCGTATCACGTCTATGTTGACGCTGTGGTTAGCGGCGTGCGTGGGGGCGGCAGCAGCCCCGGTTTTTCAGGCGTTGGGGCCTAACAATTCGGTTGAGATCCTGTCGGGTTTCGTGGACGTGTTGATTGCTTTGCTGCCGGGTTTGGCTGGGGCGGCGGTAATTTTGTTTTCGCAACGCGTGTTTTATTCCCTTGAGGATGGGCGCCCGGTGTTCTTCACGGTGCTGGTGCCTACGCTGTGTGGGATTGCGCTGGCGTGGACGTTGAAGGCGTTTATCCACCCGACTTTCTGGCTGCTCGGAGCTTCGGTTGCGGATTCGCTGTCGCGGATTGCGCAGGGGGTGATTGCCGCGTTCTACGTGAAACACAAGCTGCCGGACGCGGATCCGCTGCGGGTTATTAACGACGCGCTGCGCTACGGTTTTTTTGCTATTTCCGCCGCTTTGGTGGGGGCCGCGTTTTTGCACGTGGTGGGCCCGTTTGCGACGGGTTCGGCCCTGGTGTGTCTGCTGGGTGCCCTCTGGCGGGGCTTGTTTACCGGCGTGATTGTGACGGGTGTTTTCTTCGGTTTCTTGATTGCGTTCGATAGGGCGAATTCGCAGCGGGCGCTGGTGGTGTTGTCGCGCCGGATTCCGCCGCTGCGCCGGTTCTTGTAGTGATTTGCACCGCGTGTGTGTTGTTAAACGGTGCGTATGCGCCGGTGGGATACGCGTTGCGTTAAGCTGAGTGTGAATATTTTGTTGGTTTTTACCGTGTTTTTTGAGGGGGTTGCGCATGTCTGATGCTGAGCGTGAAGATCAGTCTACGCCGAAGCCGGACACCCCGGATGAGTCCACCGGTTCGTTCACTCAAGCTGTTACCGGGGCGCTAAAGCGGATTAACCAGTCGATGTCTACCCAGGCGTTGCAGAAGAAGCTGCGAGAGCGGTTGGGTAAGCAGGCGCGGCGTAATCTTGGGGAGCGCGCGTCTTTACCAGATTTTGAGGACCTGTTGGTTGACCCGCAGGTCGATCAGCATGAGCCTCGGCATTCGCGTGGTGACGTGCTAGATCAGATGCGGGCGTCGGATAAGACACCCACGTCGGCAGGAGAACCGAAAGGTGCGCCAGCCCCTCAGGTGTCTGAAACGGCGGAACCGGGTGAAAGTGCAGCGGAACCGGAAGACACGACTAAGGCGTTTGTGAATGAGGTGGTTAACGCGCAGCCACTCGATGGGGAAGGAGCGTTGTCGCAGTTGCCGAAGTGGCGGGCGCTACCCGTGCCGAAGGAGTCTGAAACTGAACCTCAGGCACCGGTGGATACGGACGCTGACCACGCGGAAGAAACGCAGCTGCGGACCACGGGTATTCCCCAGGTGGTGCCCACAAGTGGAGCCCACGAGGACGGTGAGGCGGAGT from Gleimia hominis harbors:
- a CDS encoding CCA tRNA nucleotidyltransferase codes for the protein MDTTNYVGCGSQTTLLANAHAAFKHLPKQIVELGHVFTDAGFELALVGGPVRDAFLAKTPHDFDLTTNARPDDTQELLRKWGANTWTVGKAFGTIGGQKAGLTVEVTTYRTEEYDSTSRKPTVQYGDHLEGDLSRRDFTINACAMLLPQLKLVDPHGGLEDLAEGVLKTPVSAQQSFDDDPLRIMRAARFTAQLGIDVSEDVMAAMSAQAPRLQIVSAERIQAELHRLMISPYPRRGLELMVYTGVCDEVLPEFSALRDTVDEHNRHKDVFEHTLTVLDNAMSMETDETGPVPAPDFILRFAAIMHDVGKPDTRKFEPDGTVSFHHHEVVGAKLTRARMRALKFDKATTKAVTKLVRLHLRFHGYGEQGWTDSAVRRYVADAGDLLQRLHRLTRADCTTRNRRKANYLRAAYDDLEARIDQLAKQEKLDAVRPDLNGDQIMSILGLEPGPQVGQAYQFLLKLRMEEGPLGQERAEEELVQWWKTHNK
- a CDS encoding NUDIX hydrolase, giving the protein MSSRNRRHPLGVPRPPRKRRFRARKTPTLVVDETSAGGLVVRIEKGHPYVAVIARRNRAGKIEWCLPKGHLEPGESAPVAAVREIAEETGITGQVVAPLASIDYWFSSFDKRIHKVVHHYLLEYESGSITVENDPDHEAEDAAWVRLDRVSARLVYPNERRIVALAIDLLYPPEVVRL
- a CDS encoding DUF6049 family protein, yielding MVCWVLTALFTLVWSGLATPSASATARVSTSTPEVSRAELQPLTRYPQVVRTHAKPAGVGRLEGLRTEPAKAPPLEVTVESISPQVLTDQTEVTVTATVTAHSKGFERALATLSVREDSAATMAALTDYLRGKGGGGLAVGQEELPSLQAEQTRTVKFTVPTHSLPIYDAFNWGPRGVEVSVQATQEKSAQDTDADEGTQVTPNEGAGTQATAGEGADKQATAGNDEGEAVQAAARSVIIWDSQTDLQPVGVTALVPVGTQLDKNLKPQFPAGPLVPRLTTVPGVAVAVESQLLNTDKQLVQDLVSARQTPVTLPALGANLADLAHTKNKAFIKLAKASIGVHKAADEAQLPTVDNVVWARGTALDRVTVRAWADRVIITSDEALAPVYYPSYTPSAVFSVDPRSGVTLQGDAANAGTRIIATKQSIDNLIAQPAKTPAEEFNVRQLLRASTAIITRELPYEPRSIAVAAPTELTSNTVERLRALMNNSWVKPTPLNALLNADITQARVRETLVEHRPTSGINASQAEATMSALASTNAVAAAVADTDTQPARLRQDALLVARSVKTAKQREQILTDLKKRAQAISTALVVARSAPINLLDSKANLPITVSNKLADTANVTVTATTLDPRLRLGGAQKTQVAGRTAKLVRIPTEGIGSGNVKVRVSLTNPQGKALHPPREIVVRVRAGWESKGTFAIGAALAVLLVIGVVRSIRGGRRASTSKEV
- the murJ gene encoding murein biosynthesis integral membrane protein MurJ, encoding MSPDNEELVGDPKQTSIARSTAIMAAGTIVSRLLGFVRWGLLLVAVGGTGANDAFQVANTLPNTVFNMLAAGLLDAILVPQIVRAFKTRGGSAYVNRLLTLAGLILLGLTTLMVIGAGVLVEISAAQMDPQWKHLAIIFAVWCLPQIFFYGLYSLLGETLNARGVFGPYMWTPVVNNVVAIVGLLVFMMVYGTGGDLLDAATWDWSRTALLAAPTTLGVVVQAVMLIPFLRSAGVRLRLDFHFRGANLRSASKLTAWVFATLTVGQLGYLSTSNIAAAANSWGVAHDTFAPANAAMSYTFMVYMLPQSIISVSIATALFTRLAASAADHDHLMMAQQYHFGVRITSMLTLWLAACVGAAAAPVFQALGPNNSVEILSGFVDVLIALLPGLAGAAVILFSQRVFYSLEDGRPVFFTVLVPTLCGIALAWTLKAFIHPTFWLLGASVADSLSRIAQGVIAAFYVKHKLPDADPLRVINDALRYGFFAISAALVGAAFLHVVGPFATGSALVCLLGALWRGLFTGVIVTGVFFGFLIAFDRANSQRALVVLSRRIPPLRRFL